The following nucleotide sequence is from Callithrix jacchus isolate 240 chromosome 12, calJac240_pri, whole genome shotgun sequence.
aatgccaagaacatacaatgaaaaataagatAGTTTCTTCAATCAACAGgtctgggaaaactggcaagccataggcagaaaaatgaaaccagaACCCTATTTCTTGCcacatacaaaaaacaaattaaaatggattaaaggcttaaacctAACACCTCAAACTATCACATTGTTTTTCaggaaaacattggggaaactctctaggacatttgggcaaaaatttcttaaacAACGCCCCATAAGcatagacaacaaaagcaaacatgaaCAAATGGGATTACAAAAACTCAGAAAGCTTTTTTTGCAgtgaaggaaacaatcaacaaagtgaagggaAAATCCACAGAATGGTGGAAAGTATTTGTAAATTACAAATCTGAAAAGGGATTAATAGCTACATGATACAGTTaggctttgtgttcccacccaaatctcatattgaattataaTCTTCAGGTGTTGGGTGAGAGACCTGGTAGAAGGTGATTGattcatgggggtggttttccccatgctgttcttgtgatagtgagtgagtttccatgagatctgatggttttgtaaggggctcTCCCTCCTTTGCTTCACatacatgctctcttgcctgctgccatgtaagaagtgcctgcTTCCCCATCTAccatgtttcctgaggcctccccagccatgtggaactgtgagtcaagtaaacctattttctttataaattacccagtctcaggtattttttttatagcagtgcagAAACAGACAAATATACTACAATATATTAAGAGTTCAAAAAATTCTATAGAAAACAATGGAATAATCCTATTAAAGAGTGgacaaaaaatttaattagacatttatgaaaagaagacatacaaatggcaagcaGGCAAATGAAAAAGTGCTCCACATTACTGttcatcatagaaatgcaaatcaaacccacaatgagatatcatttcaccccagTCAAGGTGGCTTCAATCCAGATGTCAGTcaaaaacaaatgctggtgaggatgtggagcaaataGAACCCTcgtacactgttgttgggaacaCGATTGAGAACAGTTTGGATGTTCCTAATATAAATAAGAATAGAGCTACTATAtcgtccagcaatcccactgctcaggatatacctaaaagaaataaaattggtaAATCAAAGACATATCGGCACTCCCATGTTTGCTACAGCAGGGTTCAtgatagccaagatttggaaggaACCTAAATGTCCgtcaacagatgactggatagagaaaatgtggtacatatacacaatggaatactattcagctgtaACAGGGAATGagagtctgtcttttttttttttttttttttgagatggagtctcgctctgtagcccaggctggagtgcagtgcaatgatatcagctcactgcaacctctgcttccctagttcaagtgattcccctgcctcagcctccaaagtgtctgggactacaggtgtgcaccaccacacctggttaattttttgtattttagtagggatggggtttcacccatgttggccagtatggtcttgatctcctgacctggtgatctgcctgccttggcctgaattacagacgtgagcctgtgctgggattatagacatgagccaccaagcccaccaCTCCCAGGAATGCCTAGCTGAAtgtctgtcatttgcaataacataaatggaactgaaagtctttattttaagtgaaataagtcaggcacagaaagacaaatgtcacatgttctcatttatttgtgaatgctaaaattcaaaacaattgctctcatagagatagagagtattaggatggttaccagaggttgggaagggCAGTGGGGGAACAAGGGGAAGGGGGGATGCTAAATGGGTACAAAACattgttagaaagaatgaataagacagtTTGATACCACAACAAATTGTGATTATAGTCAAAttatagtcaaaaataatttagctatactttttataataactaaaagagcataattggattgtttataccACAagtgataaatgcttgaggggatggatactccattttttattatgtattactcattgcatgcctatatcaaagtaTGTCATGtacccccataaatatatataccaactatgtacccacaaaaataaattaaaaattaaaattaaagaaacccAAAGAGAGgagagtataatgaggcatgtgtGCCCCATGGCCTGAACTAGCTTTTTAGGTTGACTTTGGAATGTCCTTATccaagaggaggggtccattTAGTCAATAGAGGCTTAGAAATTTATGTTTTGGTTTACAAGTGGAAGAAGGGACTTTTAATCCTGAGTTATAGCTCTCAATCAATCACTGCAGGGAATCCTATTATTTACTCTGGAGATacacactatttttcttttccactgaAGAACACCACATTTCAAGAtgtgaaatgtgaaaattagctgggtgtagtgatgcatgtctgtaatcccagcttgaacctgggaggtggaggttgcagtgagccaagatggtgccactgcattccagcctgggcaacagagcaagactctgtctcaaaataataatcactattattaataataataaataaaaattaaaacttcattgTGTTTCAGACAAAATTCCTTTTGAATATCAATTGTATCAACTTGCACATTAACTGTAATCATTTTCTTTACTTTATATTCAATCCTGAGAAATCTTTGAGAACTAATTTCCCTCTTTTCTGCCATTTTGGTAAACATACCAAATTCCATCAAAGAAAATGCACAAAATtcctgagaaatacattttatccTTAAAGAGTAGACCTGCTGTGTTAGAGGAACTCATGGTTACCAAGCCTCTAGTTTCATAAACCTGACGAGAGTACTCTATCTTAATATGAGTAGCTAGGCACTCACAAGGCATCTGGAAGGTTAATACTTATGGTGTGAAAACAGCCATATTTTTTTTAGCTGGCCACCAATTACAATTGCAGAATATTTACGGTTCATACAAGACATCTTCCACCAAATCTGAAAAATGTATTAATGTCCTAGGtgtgcagcattttttttttttaaagatgggtttcaccatgatggccaggctggttttgaactcctgacctcaggtgatccacccaccttggcctcccaaagtgctaggattataggcatgagccaccatgccagtcctagcattttttcttttttttcgagatggagtttcgctcttgttacccaggctggagtgcaatggcacgatcttggctcaccgtaacctccgcctgatgggttcaggcaattctcctgcctcagcctcctgagtagctgggattacaggcacgcgccaccatgcccagctaactttttgtatttttagtagagacggggtttcaccatgttgaccaggacggtctcattcacttgacctcgtgatccattcgcttcggcctcccaaagtgctgggattacaggcttgagccactgcgcctggcgcattttttcttaaagataataTTAATGAGCTAGCTTAGGTCAAAGGGTTAAGGGTCATTGTTAAGACCAATGGCCCCTGCCTTTAGTGAGTACATCTGCCCCTTCCAAGTTTAATTATAACTCTTTCTCCTTATAGTTACTTTTAAGCAGAGACACTAACAAAAGACAGTGGATTCCTGCTCTTGTTTCCTGAGGATACCCAACTCTGTAATGGAGTCATTTCTAAGAAACGTGCTTCTTTCACTGTGCTCTCTGACTCACCTCAGATTTTTTTCTGCCCAAGATCTAAGAATCCTCCTTTGTGGTCTGTATCAGGACCGTCTTTTCCAGAAATATCTTTCAGCATCACCATGAAGGGACACCAAGACAAGCCTCCCACTTCGAGGAAAACAATCCACACAGAATCTCTCAGCTGACACTGGGCAAGTGGGCCGTCTTTTAGAGACGTGAAGCCATTCTGATGGGTAAGAATGATTATCCAGTATTACTTAAGTTAGAGGTCCTAGAGTGAGAGCTTCAGCCCAAAAAGTTAGAGGCCTGGAGGTGTCATACTCAGATTAGAGGCCAAGCTCACAGGGTTAGAGGCCCTGGGGTATATTGAGAAGAATGGATTTGGCTAAACAACGTGTTCGCCACTTTCTCTTTATGGACCATCCACCTTGTGCTCTCTGTGCCTCACCTGAGTGCTCTGCATCTTGTCGCCTTTCTGCTCCCTGCTCTGTGTTGTAGCAGCCCAGAGGCTGCCACAGGAAGGAGGCCCCAAACAGTTTAGCTTTTACTTTCTCAAGGAACAAAAGACTGGATTCCTGCTCTTGTTTCCTGAGGATACCCAATTCTGTAATGGAGTCATTTCTAAGAAACTTGCTTCTTTCACTGTTAAAATCGGTAAATCAAAACATATGCAGCTTCTCTAATGCTTCGtcaggataaaaaattaaaatggacttGTATTTGTTTGACggagaaaagacagaagaggGACTGGACATAACTGATTACCCTTTAATGCAAGTGCCTCTTAATATTCAGCTTTTCTTGGTGGGGGCTGAACTCTCCCCTGCAAATCCAAGCACCCCATAAGAACACAGTCAGACTCCTTCCTGTTTTGGTGAGGTGTGCAACATGTTATTATTCCTTCTAGTTTTCCCTGCCCTTCGGGTCCTGTCTTACATACATACTCCACTCTTGAAAGACCCAAGTCTCACCAGAACAACTTGCAGTGGGGCCTCTTATCAGCTGGCAAAGTTGAATCTTTGCCCTCTCTCGGAAGTGGCAGATGATGATGGGGGCACTATATAGGTATGTGTACCCTTTTCTATGTCTGAATTAGCCATATGCAAGGAAAACAGTTTTCAGAGGATCCAGGAAAATTCATAGACAAACTTAAGAAGCTAACCTTGATGTATGATTTGACCAGGCAAGATTTGCATGTATTTATGTCCACCTGATGCATGGTAGAAAATCAGTGTATTATGGGAGTGGCTAAAATACATGCTAATAGGGTGGCAGCCTGCAACCAGGGACACGACACCTATCAAGTAGGAGGCACAGCAGTGTCTGACCAGGACCCCAAACAGAATTAGGAcctagaaaagaaagatgaattagGAAGAAATTAGGATATATCgagaaaaaaatatgatcatTTGACTccttgaaagaataaaaaaagtgtgacaaagctttttaatttttataaagtcagGAAAATTACCCATGGAAAAGATGAAAACCTAGCCTTATTATAAGGGTGGATAATTTAGACTTTGAGGAAATACACTAACACTGCCCCTGACTCCAACAAGGGACCAGCATTGCTAGGAGTTCATTTTATAACCCAGTCTGCTTCTGATATCTGCAGGAAGCCATAAAAAGCAGGCTTAGGCCTTCAGACTCCCATGAATCTGCATTTAGACTTGGCTTTTGCAGTTTTCAATCACAGGAATAGGGCAGAGAAAACATAAACTAAAGCAAACCTCCCAAAAGGCCCAGCTTTCAGCTCCAGCCTTGTGCTCTCCACCACTTCAGAGCCAGCCCCCTACCCCTGGCCCTTGCAGAGGAAGTGAGAAGGTAAAAGTCCCAGTTTGGGCCTCTGGGCCACTGTGCCTTGGGTATAAATCAATGTGCCTTCTGTAAGAAGGTCAGCCACTGCCGAAAGGAATGCACTGTGCTTTCAAGGGAGCCATCATCAGAGCCCAGCAGACCCATAAGTGGTAGGGCCTGATACTTCCTGCCTCCACTCCTATTGGGCTATAAGCCATTGAGAGATGACTCTTGAAGTGGCAGGTAGGAGTACTAACTTCTTATTAGATATGGGAGCAGAAGACTGTGTCCTGATTCAATACAATGGGCTCCTGTCTTCTCATGATGGACAAGCCCCTAAACACGCTTTTCTTATCTTCTAAGTTGTTCTTCAGGGCTTCTGGGTTTCTAACCTGCCTTTTTAGTACTGTCTGAATGCCTGACCTCTTACTGGGGAGAGATTTATTGACTCAGGTGACCAAGCCACAGTGACCTCCACAGATCATAAAGCAGAGAAAGTGTTATTTTTGTTCCCaactcttcagaaaaaaaaaaaaaaaaaaagaagttaagcaTGAGCTGTCACATTTACCACCCGAGGTGTGGTCTCAAGTAAATCCTGAGGTTTGGGCCACACAGGCTCTGGGAAACACACTAAACACCTCCCCCATTCAAATCCAACTTCAGCCTAGTGCTCCTTGCCTTCGGAAGAGACAATACACTTTAAGGCAAGAAGCATGAGGGGAATTTCAATCCCTTATTGCTAAATTCTTGCCATATGACTTACTAAGGCCATGAGAGTCTCCTTACAACACTCCCATGTTACCAGATCAAAAGCCTAATGTGAGAACAGATTTGTCAGAAACCTTCGAGCATTTATAAATGCAGTTtttagcagggtgtgggggctcgcgcctgtaatcccagtactttgggaggcagaggtgggtggatcacaaggtcaggagatcgagaccaagctgactaacatggtgaaaactagtctccactaaaaatacaaaaaaatagctgggcatggtggcacatgcctgtagttccagctactcgggaggctgaggcaggagaatcacttgaataaaataaaatgaaataataaaaaagttaatgCGGTTGTTGTCTCCATACACCCCATTGTTTGCTAGCCGAACTAAAGAAGACTTGGACAATAATACTGATAAATTTCCTGGCAACTGGCAGATATAGGGTATCACTATACAGGGCTCAGATTTTGACTCAAAGACTCAAATATTTGGCATTTGTCTTAATCTCTGGAACTGATAAACAtccctaggaggaaaaaaaaaaaacaaaacttttttcatCATCTAAGAGTCCCAGTCTAACAAATGACTGAGGGCCTTTTTAGGGGAGGCTGGACACTGCAGCTTATGGGTACCCAGATTCGGATATGCAGCCAAGCCTTTATATGATACACTGAAAGGGAAAGATTTAGAGCTCCTCAAATGTAATTAGAACTGCAAGCCAAACTTTGATAGTCTCAAAGAGAAACTGGGCTCTGCTGCAGCCTTGGGAATCCCCAAGTCGGATGAACCATTTTGTGGCCAAAAGCAAGGCATAGGCCTTGGGTAATCTTGTCCCAAAAATGGGGACTATTCCAAGGCCAGTAGCTTACTTTTCTAAGCAGATAGGCCAGTTGGCTTGAGGGTGGCCTGGATGTCttagagctgctgctgctgctacaaCTTTTCTAGTAGGCCAAGCTAATAAACTAACATTAGGACAGCACCAAAAGGTTTCTGACCCTACACCAAGGGAAGGTGGTCCTAGAAACTAAAGGGCACCAGTGGATAACAGGAGAACATTTATAAAAGTATTGTTGCTAGACACTCCAGACATAATTAAAGTCTACCAAATCATAAACCCATCTACTTATCCGGCAGAGTCCACAGGTGCTCCCAGCCTTTCTGGCATACAggatgtattagtttgttctcatgctgctaataaacacacacccgaggctgggtaatttataaagggaagaggtttaattgactcacagttccacatggctggggaagcctcacaatcatggcagaaggcaaatgaacAGGAAAGTCACATCTCTTACattgcagaaggcaaaagagCTTGGGTAGGGAaattcctctttataaaaccatcagctgtaatcccagcactttgggaggctgaggcaggtggatcacctgaggttaggagttcaagaccagcctggccaacacagtgaaactctatctctactaaaaatacaaaaattagccggatttggtggtgggcacctgtgaggctgagacaggagaatcgcttgaacccaggagacagaggttgcagtgagccgagatcgcacgactgcactccagcctgggcaacagagtaagactatatctcaaaaaaaaaataaataaaaataaaatcattagatctcatgagCCTTATTCAttgtcatgagaacagtatgggaaagacctgccccccccattcaattacctccccctgggtgcCTCCCACGACACACGGGAATTATGAGaggtacaattcaagataagatttgactggggacacagccaaaccctatcacagGTTATGAATCGAATTTATTCTAGCAGGCCAGACTTAGAGAGATGAGTCCCTTGACCATCCCAAGGAAGAGTGGGTAATAGACACAAGTTATTTTATGCATCAGGAAAACAGGAGGGCTGGATATGCTCTTATTAGTCAGCACAAGATAACCAAGACACAAACCTTGCTGGCCTCTACCTCAGCTCAAAAAGCTGAGTTAATTGAACTTACTAGAGCCCTGCAGGTTGGGAAAGGATTTCGAAGTTGACATTACACTGATTCTACCTATGATTTTTGAGTGCTTCATGCTTATGCTGTAGTTTGGAATGGGCAGGGACTCCTGACCACCAAGGGCTTTTCCATACAACATCACTCAGATTTTGAGCTTATTAGAATTCTGCTttgctgccaaaaaaaaaaaaaagtgactataGGGGAACCGCGGCTTaggtgcagacatggccaagtccaaggaccacaccacacacaaccagtccaGAAAATGGCGCAGAAATGGTATCAAGGaaccccgatcacaaagatacgaatctcttaagggggtggactccaagttcctgaggaacatgtgctttgccaagaagcacaagAAGAAGGACCTAAAGAAGATACGTGCCAACACCaccaaggccatgagtgcacgtACTGAGGCCATCAAGGTCAtcgtaaagcccaaggaggttatgcccaagatcccaaagggtgtcagccgcaagTTCAATCAACTTGCCaacattgcccaccccaagcttgggaagtGTGCTCGTGCCCGCATTGCCAAGAAGCTCAGGCTCTGCTGGtcaaaggccaaggccaaggatcaaaccaaggcccaggctgcagctccagctgcagttccagctcaggctcccaaaggtgcccaggcccctacaaaggcttcagagtaGATATCTCTGTTTGCCAACGTGAAGACAGAAAGACTGGTGTGACCCCCCTCCCACCCTGGGCTGccgtctgcatggggctggggtcctcctgtactatttctacaaataaacctgaggtaggaaaaaaaagtgactaTAATTCATTGCAGAGGACATCAAAAGAGAGATTGACTGTGTAAAAGGGAAATGCCCATGGAGATGCAGCAGCCAAGGTCACTGCACTGAAACGGCCAATGAAAGCTATGGGCATGCTGGTCAGCATACACAGAGCTGGGCCAGAATCCTctgaagaagaacaaaaatagGCCAGGGATCGCAGTTTAGTCCAGGACCCCTCTGGCTGGCTAACTGATGGTAATAAATTACCAATGCCAAGTACCAATTGTAGGAAAATAAGCACTTTCGTGACTCTTTTCACCCTAGAAGGGATTCTTTCAGTTCATGTCTCATTTGTTTATGGGGATACATCTTTTCAAGACACTAAAGCAGGTGACTCAGCCCTGCGAGCTCTGTGCCTAAAATAACCCAAACAGCCGGCAATTTTCTCTTCCTCCAGTTAAACCTGTCCAACATTGAGGAACCTATCCAGGTGAGGACTGGCAACCCTAATTTCCTCAGATGCCCCTCTGCAGGAGAGTCAAATATTTGCTAATGCTTACTGATACCTTCACTGGTTAGATCAAGGCATTCCCCACCCTATCTGAAAAGTGTTCATCAGAAGAAATAATACCTCCGTTTGGGTCATCTAAAAGCCTGCAAAGTGACAATGGCCCATCTTTTCACAGCAGGCGAATCCCAACACCTATCCTCAGCTTTAGAATCACCGTCCCTCTGCGTGGAGACTGCAGTCTTCTGAAGGTGAAAGGGCTAATCATACTCTAAAGAAGACTGGCTAAATCAGAGGCCTGACTATCTCTAACACCCATAGCTTATTGAGGGTTTGAGCTGCTCCAAAGGAAGACTTATAATTAAGTCCTGTAGAGTTAACATAAGGAAGGCCTTTCCTAACCACAGATCTCCTAATAGATAAAAGGACTCATCAATTACAAAAATGTGTCATCAGTCTAGGATAGGTGCAAAGGCACTctgtgaaaatggaaacaaaagtcTTCCCCTCCCACATGGGAGGAAATCCCAGTTTCAGCTCAGCTAGGGTTTTACTCTTACCGAAGACATGGGAGGAAGTTCTCCAGCTGACCAGCTTTCCCCAACGTGGAAAGGACAGCAGCAAGGTCACCTGAACTCTCCAACAGACGCTAAGCTCCAGGGGATTCACAGGTGGTTACACCTGTGTGGAAGCAAAGCTGTTGCTTATTCTGTGAGCCCAATTcgaggctgggggtggtgggcgTGGGGCCATTTAAGCATTGGTGGCGTGCGGGCTCTGCCGCTGCACGTCTGTTCCTCCTAGCGTTTCTCTTGCCTCCCTAGTCCATCCTTGGCCTTGAGGGAGCTCGTCCTCATGCTGCCCTGACAGTGCGGGAACCAGATTCGCACCAAGGTTGGTGGCTGGGGTTCTGAGGACCCAGAGTTGGCCTGCTGGTTGGCTGGGGAAGATGTTGGCAGTGGTGGGGGTGGTGCCCCTGCATTGCTACCCCTCAGTTCCCTGCCCAGGATGTGGTGGAGCTGGGCGGCTGGTGAGGTGGCCAAGGTGGATTCCCAGGGACCCGGCGgcttggggttggggttggggttgaggtgggagtgggagagaggctggggcaCCTCCAGCTCCCTGGCCTCCATGACCCAGCCCTGGCCTGTCTGGCTCCTCCTGTCTCTTGCAATTCTGGGAGGTGATCTCTGATGAACATGCTATCTACCCTGCTGGCACCTATGATGGGGACAGCAACCTGCGGGTCGAGCGCATCAACGTGTACTACAATGAGGCCAGCGGTGAGGCCCCAGTCCTTTCCCCACCGCCCTCCTGCAAACGGCC
It contains:
- the LOC128929277 gene encoding large ribosomal subunit protein eL29-like; the encoded protein is MAKSKDHTTHNQSRKWRRNGIKEPRSQRYESLKGVDSKFLRNMCFAKKHKKKDLKKIRANTTKAMSARTEAIKVIVKPKEVMPKIPKGVSRKFNQLANIAHPKLGKCARARIAKKLRLCWSKAKAKDQTKAQAAAPAAVPAQAPKGAQAPTKASE